One window of Fimbriimonadia bacterium genomic DNA carries:
- a CDS encoding fasciclin domain-containing protein: MPNIVETAANAGTFQTLVTAVQHAGLTDALSGSGPMTVFAPTDEAFAKLPAGTVEGLLQDIPKLQAILKFHVVPGRMGSAEVATAREIPTLNGQSISVDTSNGVRVNDANVVTADIEAENGIIHVIDSVILPN; the protein is encoded by the coding sequence ATGCCAAACATCGTAGAAACCGCCGCCAACGCAGGGACCTTCCAGACCCTAGTCACCGCCGTACAGCACGCCGGTCTGACCGACGCTCTCTCCGGCTCGGGCCCGATGACTGTCTTCGCACCGACAGACGAGGCTTTTGCCAAGTTGCCCGCCGGCACTGTCGAAGGCCTACTTCAGGACATTCCGAAGCTCCAGGCAATTCTGAAGTTTCACGTCGTGCCCGGTCGCATGGGATCGGCAGAGGTGGCAACCGCACGGGAGATTCCAACGCTCAACGGTCAGAGCATCTCGGTAGACACATCGAACGGAGTGAGAGTCAACGACGCTAACGTAGTTACCGCCGACATCGAGGCAGAGAACGGGATCATTCACGTGATCGACTCGGTCATCTTGCCGAACTGA